Genomic window (Pseudomonadota bacterium):
GTATCTGGGAGCCATGGCATCTGCAGCAAATTACGCCTTTGCAAACAGACAGATGATAACCCACTGGGTGAGAGAAACCCTCGAAGGTATCTTCAGGGCGAGCGCCAGAAGCCTTGACCTTTCCCTTGTGTATGACGTATGCCATAACATTGCGAAGATAGAGAAACACAGGATAAAAGGCAGGGAATCAACCGTGTGTGTCCACAGAAAAGGGGCAACAAGGTCTTTTTCAGCGGGCAATCCTGCGATACCGGGAAGATATATGGAGGTGGGTCAGCCTGTCCTTATCCCAGGGGATATGGGCAGGGCATCGTATGTCCTTTGCGGAACGAAGCGGGCAATGGAAGAGACCTTTGGGAGCACGTGCCATGGTGCAGGTCGTGTGATGAGCAGGCATCAGGCAATAAAGGTATCAAAGGGACGTTCCATCAGCAAGGAGATGGAGGCAAAAGGGGTCTATGTGAGGGCGGCAAGCAGGGAGACACTTGCAGAGGAGATGCCGGAGGCCTACAAGGATGTATCAAAGGTTGTCCGTGTTGTCCATAATGCAGGTATTTCTAAACTTGTCGCAAAGATTGTACCCTTAGGATCTATTAAAGGATAGGGTATAGGGGACAGGGTATAGGGGATAGAATACAGAATACAGGAGACAGGAGACATGTTTGGTTATTGGAAATTGATAATTGGAATTTGTTTGATTATTGATAATTGGTTATTGGTGATTGAATAATGATATATGGGACGGGGGTTAAATGAAAAAGAAGAAAAAAGGCATTATCATTTTATTTACCGGTGATGGTAAGGGAAAAACTACAGCAGCCCTCGGTACTGCCCTTCGTGCAAGCGGTTATGGAATGAACACACTTATGATAGAGTTTATAAAAGAGAAGGGAAAATCAGGGGAACAGAATGTCTGCCCATCCCTTTTAGAGCACATAGATATACGTCCTTTTGGTATGGGGTTTATATTCAGGGGGGATGACCCAAGACCGCATATGGAAATGGTTGAAGCGGCATGGCTTTTTATGGAAGAGATGCTCCA
Coding sequences:
- a CDS encoding cob(I)yrinic acid a,c-diamide adenosyltransferase; the protein is MKKKKKGIIILFTGDGKGKTTAALGTALRASGYGMNTLMIEFIKEKGKSGEQNVCPSLLEHIDIRPFGMGFIFRGDDPRPHMEMVEAAWLFMEEMLQKKKYHILILDELAVVLNLGLLPIEKVINFLIQKDDALHVIITGRDVPLELIKMADIVTEMKEVKHIYKEGVAAIQGLDY